In Brassica napus cultivar Da-Ae chromosome C2, Da-Ae, whole genome shotgun sequence, the sequence TCTCTTGTAACAATACTCGCAATTGATCATGAAACATCAAACGATCACAGTCCCTCTGCTGGGAAGCTTTATGGTTCCAGACTTCGAAATTCGGATCAAGCATACCCTCCTTATTGTCTCTCAGATGACAAACGCTTCTTGGAATGGTTCATTCTGGGATCACATCTGTAGACAATACATTTGAAGTCATGTTTTCATATTCATAATGTAATAAATTCAGGAAACATTTTGTAATAGCCTCAACTCAACACATGTAATATTGACTTTTGAGCTTTTCGTTTTTGGTTGTGGGTCAGCACGGCCTTTGGAGCCCTGAACGTGCTAACTCTTGGGTCAGTGTAACCCTTTTGATGTTAAAAGACACCTACCTATCCATCAATGCAAAGATAGACATGAAAAACAGTCCCATAAGAACAAGTCAACCTTAAAAAAGGCAAGGGTGAGCAGCGAAAACGACAGTCAACTAGTCAAGAATGATGCGATGCCTTTCGGTGGCTTATCTCCCCCACCTCCTAGTGTTCTAAAGCTTGTAGCCTTTGAATAATCTAATTAAGTTTTTTAGGTCAGATTTTATTGTATGCCTTTCCTTTTCTCCAAAGAACCTTAGATTTGATGCTTAATTTCCTATTTTAATATAGAAACATATTATAGAGTATTTTAATTTCCTATGATCTAGTTGGATTGGATTATATTACTAGAAAGGGAAGCATAAGTTGcatgattttcttttaactAGTTGCTgatatatatgtttagttttgtTACTGGCTTAGATTTAAGTGGATAAGTGATGAAAGGATATGATATGATTGTTACTTATCTAAACGTCAAACTAAACATTCGATCTCTTATTAAATTATTCCTTACAAAAATTCCAAGTTATTTCCGTAGGGATTAAAAAGACTCAGGTGAAGGGATAACAAATAATCCTATAAATACATCCCCAAATCATCACTCACCATATTATCCAAAACATCAGAGTACCCACACATAAACAAACATAAAGGGCAGGAAGATGAATTCTGTACAACAACTTCCTGTGCAGTTACGTAATGTTACCAACTCCAAGAAGGCTACTACAGAGAAGAGAAGGTCGATGACACTTCCTTCAAACGGCAATAAGCCAGAGAGCAAGCCAACGATTCATGATCACGACGTGGACAAAAGCGCAGAAGCCTTCATCCAAAACTTCAggagacagcttcttcttcagggCGATGATTGATATATAACTTATGTACATAAGAAAGGAGATCATGTCTCATGTGTGATTATTCCATAGCATATCTAAACTTGACCTAGCTACTAGATCTGCATGCTTCCAATGTTTCAATTGTGCTATAAGTAACATCTCTTTCGTTTTCATAAATGTTACCAAGCAAACAACTATCAAAagagagcagagagagagagagaggctagAGTGAAGCAAATGGTCATTTTCCTGGCTAATGAATCACATCAATCTCAACAAAGAGTCTTATTACACGCAAATATTAACACACAAGTGAGAGAGACTAGAGGAAAGCAAATGATCATTTCCCCGGCTAAAAGAATCACATCAACCTCATAGTCTTATTTATTACACGCAAATATTAACACACAAATGAAAGAGACAAATTGAAATGTTACACGCAAGTTATTAACAAATCATTGAGCTAGGGAGGGAGATGACAAGAGTCTAGGGGTGGATCTGAGGTGGCTGGACCAGCTGGTGGATGTTGACACGAGAGCATGAACGAGCCATCTCTCCTGCAAGAGGCACG encodes:
- the LOC111203385 gene encoding uncharacterized protein LOC111203385, which produces MNSVQQLPVQLRNVTNSKKATTEKRRSMTLPSNGNKPESKPTIHDHDVDKSAEAFIQNFRRQLLLQGDD